One genomic segment of Bacteroides caccae includes these proteins:
- the hdhA gene encoding 7alpha-hydroxysteroid dehydrogenase, which yields MNRFENKAVIITGAAGGIGEATTRRIVSEGGKVVIADHSKEKAEQLAAELTQSGADVRPIYFSATELQSCKELIDFAMKEYGQVDILINNVGGTDPKRDLGIEKLDINYFDEVFHLNLCCTMYLSQQVIPIMVAHGGGNIVNVASISGMTADANGTLYGASKAGVINLTKYIATQLGKKNIRCNAVAPGLILTPAALDNLNEDVRNIFLGQCATPYLGEPEDVAATIAFLASNDARYITGQTIVVDGGLTTHNPTVELS from the coding sequence ATGAATAGATTCGAAAATAAGGCAGTCATCATCACCGGTGCTGCCGGCGGCATTGGCGAAGCAACCACACGCCGCATTGTTTCTGAAGGCGGTAAAGTAGTCATTGCCGACCACTCCAAAGAAAAAGCGGAGCAACTTGCTGCCGAACTCACTCAATCGGGGGCTGACGTACGTCCCATTTATTTCTCCGCTACCGAACTGCAAAGCTGCAAAGAGCTGATTGACTTTGCAATGAAAGAGTACGGACAAGTGGACATATTGATTAACAACGTAGGCGGAACCGACCCAAAACGTGACTTGGGTATTGAGAAACTGGATATTAACTACTTCGATGAAGTATTTCATCTGAACCTCTGCTGCACCATGTATCTCTCCCAACAAGTGATTCCTATCATGGTGGCGCACGGCGGCGGAAATATCGTAAACGTGGCATCTATCAGCGGAATGACTGCCGACGCCAACGGAACTTTATACGGAGCCAGCAAAGCAGGTGTCATCAACCTGACTAAATATATCGCCACCCAACTGGGCAAGAAGAATATCCGTTGCAACGCCGTAGCACCCGGACTGATACTGACTCCCGCCGCTCTGGATAATCTGAATGAGGACGTCCGCAACATCTTTTTGGGACAATGCGCCACGCCTTATTTGGGTGAACCGGAAGATGTGGCAGCTACCATTGCCTTTCTCGCCTCGAATGACGCCCGGTATATCACCGGACAAACAATCGTCGTAGACGGCGGACTGACCACCCATAATCCAACCGTGGAATTATCATAA